A section of the Salvelinus sp. IW2-2015 linkage group LG7, ASM291031v2, whole genome shotgun sequence genome encodes:
- the adtrp1 gene encoding androgen dependent TFPI regulating protein 1 isoform X2, producing MATTISWASYLLIHLVIFSWYVFTLSANCSLKSTEIHPGAKTFGGRWKYLTFLNLVLQTVFFGLVVLIDIIHLILPSKSLKCGVPLLLVKLRDTIFTILAFPIGTFVFLSFWSIYHYDREMVYPKFLDDIIPSWLNHALHTIILPLALLQMYIQPHRYGSKMRGILGLAFFSAVYLGWVLWVHHAAGIWVYPIMERLSPVGLVIFLGVACITLAPLYLLGEKLNHKIWRSTAGSQKKKKK from the exons ATGGCTACGACTATATCATGGGCATCATATCTCCTTATTCATTTAGTCATATTTTCATGGTATGTCTTTACGTTATCGGCGAATTGCTCATTGAAAAGCACAGAGATACATCCAGGAGCCAAAACATTTGGAGGCCGCTGGAAATATCTGACTTTCCTCAATCTG GTTTTGCAGACTGTGTTCTTCGGGCTCGTTGTTTTGATTGACATCATCCACCTGATATTGCCATCCAAAAGTttgaagtgtggtgtaccgcTCCTCCTAGTGAAATTAAGAGACACCATTTTCACTATTTTGGCGTTTCCTATTGGTACA TTTGTGTTCTTGTCCTTCTGGTCGATATATCACTATGACAGAGAGATGGTCTATCCTAAGTTTCTAGATGACATTATTCCTAGCTGGCTTAACCATGCTCTG CACACTATCATCCTGCCCCTGGCACTGCTGCAGATGTATATTCAGCCTCATCGATATGGCAGCAAGATGAGAGGCATCCTAGGTCTGGCCTTCTTTTCTGCGGTATATCTGGGATG GGTTCTGTGGGTGCACCATGCGGCTGGTATCTGGGTCTACCCCATCATGGAGCGCCTGAGTCCCGTGGGCCTGGTTATATTCCTGGGGGTGGCTTGCATCACCCTGGCCCCCCTCTACCTGCTGGGGGAGAAACTCAACCACAAAATCTGGAGGAGCACTGCAGGAT ctcagaagaaaaagaaaaagtaa
- the adtrp1 gene encoding androgen dependent TFPI regulating protein 1 isoform X1 codes for MATTISWASYLLIHLVIFSWYVFTLSANCSLKSTEIHPGAKTFGGRWKYLTFLNLVLQTVFFGLVVLIDIIHLILPSKSLKCGVPLLLVKLRDTIFTILAFPIGTFVFLSFWSIYHYDREMVYPKFLDDIIPSWLNHALHTIILPLALLQMYIQPHRYGSKMRGILGLAFFSAVYLGWVLWVHHAAGIWVYPIMERLSPVGLVIFLGVACITLAPLYLLGEKLNHKIWRSTAGSAGPQKKKKK; via the exons ATGGCTACGACTATATCATGGGCATCATATCTCCTTATTCATTTAGTCATATTTTCATGGTATGTCTTTACGTTATCGGCGAATTGCTCATTGAAAAGCACAGAGATACATCCAGGAGCCAAAACATTTGGAGGCCGCTGGAAATATCTGACTTTCCTCAATCTG GTTTTGCAGACTGTGTTCTTCGGGCTCGTTGTTTTGATTGACATCATCCACCTGATATTGCCATCCAAAAGTttgaagtgtggtgtaccgcTCCTCCTAGTGAAATTAAGAGACACCATTTTCACTATTTTGGCGTTTCCTATTGGTACA TTTGTGTTCTTGTCCTTCTGGTCGATATATCACTATGACAGAGAGATGGTCTATCCTAAGTTTCTAGATGACATTATTCCTAGCTGGCTTAACCATGCTCTG CACACTATCATCCTGCCCCTGGCACTGCTGCAGATGTATATTCAGCCTCATCGATATGGCAGCAAGATGAGAGGCATCCTAGGTCTGGCCTTCTTTTCTGCGGTATATCTGGGATG GGTTCTGTGGGTGCACCATGCGGCTGGTATCTGGGTCTACCCCATCATGGAGCGCCTGAGTCCCGTGGGCCTGGTTATATTCCTGGGGGTGGCTTGCATCACCCTGGCCCCCCTCTACCTGCTGGGGGAGAAACTCAACCACAAAATCTGGAGGAGCACTGCAGGATCTGCAG gacctcagaagaaaaagaaaaagtaa